The Aythya fuligula isolate bAytFul2 chromosome 1, bAytFul2.pri, whole genome shotgun sequence nucleotide sequence GATACAGCAAACATACCACTAGTGAGTGGTTTTGCTGTTGCTTATCTGATTTCAAGGTCAGAGTACAAAGACGTTTCATGAAAGAAGGGTTTGCACATTACTGTGGATCTAATTTCATCTCATACTTTCATTTTTGCAAAGTCACCAGCAAAAATAATCTGCTAATAACAAGTAACCTGTTTAATCTCAACGTCATCAATAACTATAAATGTAGCAAAGAAAGTATTTAAGATATTAAAATTTAGTAACATTTGATACCATTATTTAACAGAGAGATGAATTGCgaaaaatactgccttttttcaaggggattttttttttttttttgaaaactcaCTTTAAGgaaccaaagaaaagaaaaataaaaggatgttATTTGGACATACGTGTCATCTTCATCAGATCTAGGCTCAAGTCTCTCAGGATCTATGACAATAGCTTCATGTTCCCCATCTACCGTATCAGATGCTTCTGATGCTTCAGTTTCATCAGCAAGTGGACCtcttaatgtattttcagaagctttgaaatgataaaaataagcGTCACCAAAATccttaattttagaaaaataaaattagacatATAAACAGGTGTCTTTcaaatttatcttcatttttttgcaaATTCCAGTACAAGCTATTACCTAACTGGGGAGATAACTAATAACAAAATTGAGGCAGACACCAATTATTTATGACTGCAGCTATGCATATCTACAGACTACAATTACCTTTTGCCATGCCATCTTACCATCCTGTCTTTAAAATAGGGCAGTACTGACTCAGTGATGGTGGATTACCTGGAGGGGTTACAGCCCCGTTATTGCACCTTCCTAACACACACACTGTGCCAGTTAGCAGGATGGAGACTGTATGGCTCTGCTGTCTCTGCTGTAAGTGACAAACTCATTCAGTCTTCAAGCCGTAAGTAAAAGTCCTTCATAAAGAGATGTACAAAGACTGGAGATGTACAATCACTCAGGAATTCTTGGTTTggatttcccttttttttttttttttgttttccccaagtCCACTTTTCATtccataaacaaacaaacaaaaaccagtcTGTTGTGACATGAACACACAATCTCCATGCATAGGGCCTACATATCTTAGAAAAATAAGTCTCTATTGATAAACATATTTACAAAACCGTTTGGGGATTTACCTGCTTTATAAATTGTGTATGTTTTAAATGCTAAGCTGATTTCTGCGTTACTGAGAAAGTTCATCAGGGTCTGAGGTGTTTCCTTGTTCCACTGTTTACGTGGCTTATTTTCACTGTAGTTTATAACAGAGCCATCTAGGtataaaatcattaataaatacTTCTTAGATGAAATTGCATTAGCAGCACGGATTGCAAAGagcacatttaagaaaaaaaaaaaaaaaaaaggaagaaaggaagaaaagttgcAGCCTGTTAGCACCACTGGCCTCTTCTAACATACTTCATTTGACATCTAgagcaaagaaaattacagaatgTAACATTGCAACTTCTGTTCTGAGGGAGCCAGCAGAAACCAAGACCTCATGTGAGGAGCCAGAGTCTCTGCAAGCTTATTTGGTGACTCTAAGAAGCTCACAAAAAGGAGCCTGTGGCcatttttgtgccttttaatgGCAGAATATctaaatacatgcatttttctgtcttctttcactGCCCTGGATATTATCAGCATGTAACACTTGCATCTCCTATCTCATCTGATTACTCAAATCTGTATGACTTATTTCACTagcatgtatgtatacacatttACTTAGAACACATCTccaaaatcaaatgaaattttTCTAACAATCTAATATGGTAGGGGTCAGTTTAAACCTGTGACATTTGTCAGAGGAAATCCCATATTAAATGTTCCTGTTAAAAGCTGTTAGTACAGAAGAAGGACAAATCTCTGCCTCACATCTGAGGCACATCATTAGTTGTTCTTGTCATTGGCATTATCTGTACATTAAGTGACTACAGAAGTAGAGGCAGAGATGTTACATGCTCCCAACAGAGTGCTGTATTTGAAAGACCAGCAGCTGCATTCTGcatcaaattaattttgcatgGTATCTTCAGGATTACACTGACAAATGGCATGTAAAGAGGAGGGTTGGTAGCATAACTTTTTATCGATGATTACAGTTTTAGGGTTGCTAACATTATCTCTGCCTTTGCAGCCCTCCTGTCACCCAAGACCACTAAGAAATTGTTAGTGTCAAATGTATCTTCATCACAGTGGACTTCTGGAGTGTTGGTTagtagaatattttaaaaatatttttacatcattttaaatattatctgTAATTCTCTGGCTTTTAGAATTCGTGAAGAAGTACTGATattacttaaattaaaaatgcataaagacacatttaattaaatcttACTTTTAACGTCTTCAGATGTAAAACTGGCAGAAAGCAAGGAAGCATTTTCCAGGACATCCACTACGGTATTAAATGAcctcttttcccattttctcctcTGGGGATGTGATGAATCAGTAATTCCTGGGAGGACTTCAGAAGTTTCTGCTGTAATTGCAACAAGATGATAACCAGCATCTAACCTGTTTTTCACTGTCTGTTCAAACTAAGAGTACAGCACTTCATGTTTGATTCTATGGGTATAAGTCAGAATCCCTTTTATTAAATTCAGTAAAAATGGTGTAGAATAACCCCATGCATTTACTCCATACCAAATGttttcaaacaatattttttaaaatagtttggcCAAGATTAATATTACTTTTAAATCTCAGATGAGTGGTAGGAGACAATATATTAATTCCAGACGTAGTAGGCAGTGGCATGGTTTTATAGAGATGCAGGCTTGTATGCTTTACCTGTTTAAATGGCTGGATCAATGACATTTAAATGTCACTACATAGAGCGACATTCATAAGCCTTAAAACTGTAAGACTTACCCTCTGCATCAGTTTTCCTTTGCTCCTTTGTGCATTTATTCAAAtccttagaaatattttcacttttcaagTTGCTATGCTTGCTGCTTTcatctttgctttgctttaaaagaataaGGACCACATTAATCTTTATCTTTGCCgtccagaaaaacaaagcagtactATTGGCATGgcattaattattttagttttgctaCAAGAGAGCTGGCCTAAGGATCTGAAAACTAAACTGCTGACACCATGAAGGCAATGGCAAGTGCTACATCTATTATTACACACTTCATGCTGTTTCCCTTTCTTGACACACTCTGTTTATGAAGCAAAGCACaaatgtagtgttttttttttttcctaaacaattGAAAATAGTAGCAGAATCAAGATAAATGAGTCATATtccaagagaaaacaagatgCACCCAAATATTAAGATTCTCAGATTGACAAgtccattaaaagaaaaaaaaaatagccctCCTGgcaacatattttgaaaaatatactCAATTTGGCTGGGACAGGCTGTGCTACAATCTATCCATAAGTGATTTCTTGGTCACCTGTGACTTACTTCCCTTCACCTGGAATCTCACATGGGCACTAAAATCTGAGAATTGTGAGAATTATGTCCAGACTGGACTGTTTCTACAGCAGCCTGTTCAAAATGTGtcccaaaagcaaagaaaatacactATTTTATGCAGTATCCcaaaatttacaaaaacaagagaggtgtttttatttatttatttttgacaggtCTATAACAAAATCCACTTTGGAACTCAGCTAAACGTGGAAAACATCAAAATGTTACAAAGGTGTGAAATTGAAACTGCAGCGGAACTTTGCAATTTTGAGTGCAGATGACAGCTGACATACTAGATGGTTTGGTTTAGCCTACtaagttttcaaaatgcttttttttttttttttccctataatacagaacattttaaattgctaaaatgtaaatttcatatttatatcTGCATACTCACCttactttctttcttatttgagCTTCCACCAGCCGTAACGCTACCTGACACATTAAGGGACAGACACAGGAGTTAGTACATTTGGCAAACCTCCATGGTAAAGTGATGTTTGAGAGGTATGGCATCATTACCACTGAACCAGGTGATGAAAATTATGTGAAAGCTTCTTCACGCTCATGTCAATGTATCTCATCCTCAACAGGGAGTCCCTGTACTATTCATTTCCTCTGAACCTTTCTGCAGTAAAATAGTACTGCAAACATGTGGTTGTTACAATTTTGGGTGTAGTTAAATTTATGCAgaacaaaaaatcccaaatcctctataaaaattaaattgtaggaaaaataacttgtttcaccatattctggaaaagaaagctctgtcatttaaaatagaTGGAATAACTAcaagtttttctcattttaaaattgataGCTTAATTCTAGCAGAactctaaaatttaaaaatgtatgtattgTAGCTCTGCACTGTATTTCTGGTGGAGGGAAGCTAATGATGTACAGCACTCAGCTATGCCCCATTAAAAGCCTTCTAATATGAAGCCTCATGTTGGAATGCAACATACACCCTTCAAGCATTTTCCATACAAGTTCAAGAAtgttacattttgaaataattaaaatttgattGCAGCATACAATGTTAATGTTTTATAGTTGTAATTAAGATCTTACAATTCTTAGGCTTTTTATCATTCCTGTATCAAGAAAAAGGTTGCTGACTTACCTTGTGGTCTCAGTGCCGTGCCTTCATGTTTCCTGGTTTCCTTTAATGTCTGCTTGAATTCATCTGCCACCTGGAATGGGTATGTAAAGACACCAGTACAGGACCATTTTAATCTTTCTCTAGTTACTGTATATGTTATTTGTTAAAAATGGACTTACTATACAACAGAATTGTGACAGCAAACAGTGTCTAATTTCAGCAGCATCAGGTCAATactcaacttttctttttaaagcaaacccTTCCTACAAATGTATTTACAGCTTTTAGCATAGGACCTACACAATAGAACATTTTTGTTATATATACACTACCAAATTACAAAATAGATCGATTTAGTATCTAAAAACGTAGATACTACTGTTCAAATCCAGAGACAAACATTATACCATACCTCAGGAGGCAAACAGTTTTTGATAAATTTGGCCAAGCAACTCCTTTTAAGAATCGTACTGGCTGATGGACGATCCTTGGGATTTCTCttaaacatctgttttattaaatattgaaGTTCATAGGAATAGTGACATGGTAGTGGATTGTAGGATCCTCTGCAGATCTTTAGGATGAGGTGTTTCCAGCTTTTTGCTTGaaactgtgttaaaaataaatgaatattagAGCACAGAGTTTAAGAATAAGGTAAGAAGAAACTGATGTGATTTCAGAGCacctttaatatttattatacaaAAACATGTGGTATGCATCTACGTAGGCTCTCTATAACCACACTGATTTAGATCCCAATTTGAGAATTTCAGGCCCGTAATTCAGAGATGTGGAACAATGACCCTGTGTGAACACATCAGTAActccttcatatttttgaatgaaaaaatcTGGTTTTAGTTGAAACTTTATATTGTGATCACAATACTTCTTGCAAGTAATAAGAATGAATAAGAACTGGTAAGAATGAAGGGTTTACTACTACTCTTGCCTATCTGTATGAGATAGCTTAGATATGAGTATGAGATAGCTACTTTTCCCAGCTGTTACCAGCCTTCAGCCAGGAGTTACTGCTGTCAGGCACAAGTCACTGGACAACTGGAGTTATCAGTGGGGACAGCTAAAACCAGACAGCAACAACCTGAGCTAAAACAGCTGAGAACTTCTCTCTCCATGCACAAAGAGCGTTCTTATGGTAGACCCCATTGGCTCTGCAGCCGAGCATTCATGGTGTGCAGCAGCCTTTTATATCACCTCTGACAGGCTATGCAAGAACAGGTAGGACCGTTGCATAAAAACAAGTACGTAACACTTCACTGCtgccaaaaaggaaaagatgctcCACTCCTTGATACCCCAGCTCTAAGCACTGCCTAAATAGCTGTCACACTGCCACAGACATACTCAGGGTACCACACGTCCATGCACATGTCCTTATTACTCAGTCACATGCAGTATGAACTCCTAAACTCTTGTCCTGCTAGCAGCTGCAGCTGTAGAAAATCCTTGGCTAACACACAGGATTTCAAGGTACAGTAGTAACTTGATGAAATGAAACCGCTGCTTACAAAAAAGTAAGACAGAATGACCTTAAATTAGGACAGCCCCTTTTTCTTGCCAAAACAACATATCCTGATAAGGCCCCTCATCTTCGCCATGTGTCTGTATATAGGAGCCAGAGGAAATTACCACATAGGAAGCACGGCATCAATGATGGAAACACAAGTGTCCCAGAAATGACTGACCTACAGAACCATATTTCCAGCTTCTCTCTGTCCCAGTACAACAGTGACTTGTTTGATTTGCCTGAATAAGCAACAGGTATATCAATCAATCACTGATGTGAAGCAGCAAACTGCTTACTACTTATTAATATTTTGCTATAGTTGCATACGATATATGCTTCTTAACAGAGATTTTCAGTGTCCTTGCCTCCATCTTCTGGGATCACCTTGATCCCATAAAATGCAATGCTTTTTCCAACGTCCCCACAGGTATCTCGAACCAGTCCGGCACCCACTGGACTTAGTAAGCCCCAGATCACCTCACTGATATTGAAGGAAACCAAGctagcaagaaagaaaaaacgtattttctaaaaatttagGAGAATGATTGTTTCACCAAAGGGTTCAACAGATCCATGAGCTGCTGAAACACAGAAGGCACGTAACAGAGAAGGGTTgagaagggcagagcagtgcttccCTCTTTCataagcagcagcaacaaataCATCAGTCAAATATGTAATTGGCTGTGAACCCATCAAAGTACAATTAACTGCTATTTGAAGTTTTAGGAATTCCAACAGTGCTCTAATAGCAAGAAAGCCATACTTACTGGATGTGTAAGAGTGCACAGCTCGTACAGAATGCATCCCAGAGACCATATATCGCTGTAGGCACAGagaaagatgagagaaaatTGGAGCcaaaaattgaaatttaatagcaaataaaacagcCCAGCAAAAGTGAAATTCACTATGTGTGCATAAGGGAATTAagtaaactaaaataaatgtaaataatcaTAAAAGTCAATACAACAATGTGCTTAGCCTCTCCAGTGGAAAGAATCTTGCTTATTTTAACCTACCCTAAAGTAAATAAGGGTGACTGCCATACAATTGTAACAGACTTCTCATTCCCAGAACGTCTCCTAAGCAATTTGCTTTGGTGATATTTATCTCTTTCTGTACTACAAAGCCTTTGTGCTACATGGCCCTAAACAACAGATGGCAGCCACAGGATCCTAATTCCGAGAGCTGGAATTCTGGCCCCTGCCAGTAAGCATTCTCCTGCTGGGAAACCATCGTGTTCTTCCACAGCAAGCAAGTAGTGCCAcccccgcaaaaaaaaaaaaaaaaaaatcaagttaccCCTTGCTCAATTCAATGCTTTATCCAGACCAAATACAGATCGGCTACATAGCCAgatttaaataacaataaaaaagatgtAAGTCAGTCAGGCATTATTTGTGACCCCTGAACACACAAAtaccttttgttgttgtatgGCATGCTTTCCCAGATTTCTGGAGGTACGTAATAAGGGGTTCCCACATATGTGCAAGCATATGCCCCTGGACTATTGAAACGACAAAGAAAAGTCACATGAAAAGTAATGCCTTAAAACATTCTGTACTACTtatatatgattaaaaaaaaaactttacacCACTGAGATCAGTGGAGATATCCACATACTGTGCAAGAAGACGTGCAGATCCAAAATCCCCCAgttttacttttccattttggGTGAGGAAGATGTTCTGCATTTCAACAGAAGAACAGTTTTACACACTTAGGTATCTGTTTTTCTAGGAAATGTTTCTGCAGTTTGCAtacaaagaaaaggagcagatAATAATTTCTGATCTTTGATATTTCCTTTTACTTGCTTCACCTAGTactcctagaaaaaaaaagttaagaactACGCTTTGTTTAAAGGCAAATGGAACAGTAATACAGGCCCAAAGCATTAGCAAAGAAAGAATCAGACCTTAGAAATGCCTTAATCTCACTGCTGCACTCAGAACCCTAAGGACACAGTTTCTTCTGAATTTCTATCTTGTTGCTAggaaatagtaagaaaaaaaaataaagaaaagcaagatatTTACAAACTGCGTACTCCATACACATTTTTCATGCTTCTGTTATTGTTTTAAGTTACCTGCAGCCTGCCACCAGCAATTGGTGCTCTCAGCAGTGTGGATATGAAGGGTATAGCTATACTTTGGTGATGTTTAAGGCCACAACGTTCCATCATTCCATACACCCAGCAATTTCATCTACTTAATATTCTCTAGTTCAAATGGAGAATATAGCGTGTAGCAGTAACAGGAAATTATGAAAGAGGGATTTGAACATTTGCATGCAGAGGAGCTTGTAAACGGCAAAAAAAACCTGCGCACTTCACCTTGGATTTGATATCCCTGTGCAACACACGTTTATCGTGAATGTGTTTCACACCCAGGCACATCTGCACAAACCAGTGAAGGATCTGAAAAGAGTAATGGAGAGTTATAATGGTTCAATACTGTATGTAATGATTACTTCACtcatagatttaaaaaacaaaacaaaacaaaaaggcatgTTCAGAATACCTGGGAGTTAGAAGTAACTCCAGCACAGTGTCCTCTGGTTACCACGGAAGACTGAATTCTTTAAGGTAAAGTGTAATTTCACATGGCAGAAGGAATGCTTACTGCATCTTGAAAAATCTAATAATATGTAACAATAACAAAGCTAGGGACTCACTCTCTGATGGTCAttatcacagaatggtttgggttggaagggaccttaaagcccacctggtcccacccccctgccatgggcagggacccctcccaccagcccaggttgcccaaagccccatccagcctggccttgagcacctccagggatggggcagccacagcttctctgggcagcctgtgccagggcctcactaccttgagtaaagaatttcttacttttatctaatctaaacctaccctctttaGTTTGAAACCATTCCTCCCTGTCCTAccactacaccccctgacaaggagtccctccccacctttcctgtagtcccctttaggtactggaaggccgctataaggtctccctggagccttctcttctccaggctgaacaaccccaactccctcaggCTGTCTTCAAAGGAGAGGctctccagccctttgatcagcctcgtggccctcctctgaacttgtTCTAATATGTCTAATTATAATCATGACAATTACAATTTCATAGCAAATAAGCAGATTAAAAGGCTTGCACTGAGATAATagattatttctaaaatgaaacgtattatgtttaaatttacaaaataaagttCCTAGAGATACTCAGACAATCTAAGTATTACAGTAGGTGAGGATTCTGCTCTTTTCATTTGAACTGAGATGATGCTTCTAAACTACAGGAAGTCATTTCCAATCACTACGGTGTAACTTTGAACCTTCTGTGAAGTAACTTTATAGCTTCTCTGATAAAAGGAGTTCATGCATGCTGAATGCTTCAAACGTTTAACtgctacatattttatttagtcTCCtggttattttcatttatctcaTCGGAGGGTCTTATTTGCTTCCAATTTGCAGTACCTCTTAATGGGCTCTAAATGCTGGCTGGTTTGTGTTAAATTTTTACTTGATTGCGTAAATTTATGCATTTAAACCTGTCTGCATTTTTAACAGCCTGTGCATTTCTCACATACagacagcaatttttttcttactccttTTACAGTCCAGTACTTACCTTGTTCTGCTGGAAGTTATCAAGTAGTAATGTTTCTCTCCTATCTATAAGTACCTTGTTTCATTTAAGGTGTCTGTATATCTATGGCTTGTTTTCTGTGACAGAGTGTGCTTCAGTTTACATGAAGGATTCCTAGGTCCTTGTTTCAAAACTATTTCTTACCATGTCTTCAGGGAACAACTTTCCTCTTTGGTGCTTAATCTTTTCCATTAAATCTCCATCATCACAATATTCCATCACTATATACAGATGTCCATCAGCTAAATTTTAGGTAATTTAAGAATAATTAGTAATTTAATGAACATGATAATTATATTATCTTTACTATAAAGCTCCAAATACATGCTATATATTATGAATTACATgtataataaatatgtattataaaCATGTGCTTTGTTTACAACATTTatgataaacaaaacaaaaaaaaaaacacactgatcCCTGAAGAGTACGCAACTTATAAACAAATACAGAtactttaaattgttttatttacctTCAAATGATTCCTTATAGGCAACAATATTTGGGTGCTTCATTTTAGCCAAAAGAATAGCTTCCTTCCTAGAGTTCTCTACATCAGATgaagactgaaatgaaatgtacaTTTATATAAAGGTTACTCTTGTAGATTTTCACATATATACACGATGGacctcatttcttttcagaattgttcttcaagttactttttttcagttattttaaaaagtcttttagAAACTTGAAAACTCCATCATTTTTAGCACAAGGGGTATTATTAATTAAAGACTTCTTCCTGGGTGTCTTCCTAGTTCAGTTAATGATTTCCTATTTTAACAGCATAGAACTATGTAACAACTAAACAGCACACACTGATTTTGGAACAGCTGACAGCTATACTGTATGAACTCAGCATAAAACCAAGTGCCCAGGTATTAGCTTAGTTTCAGCCTCAATAAAGTCAGTGCCTcccattttgtgatttttttggttACCTAAATGCAGAGCGGGTAACCTGAGTAACTGCTTTCCAACAGTAACATAAGGCTAATTTCTTCATCAGGTATGATGAAATCTAGATTCTAGTGAAGTTGATGGGAATCCAGTCAAATACATCAGGGGAACAAGAGTTTAATCCTATCACgttttctgaaacagaacagattttactattattatgcATATCAAATCAGACACAGGTGCAGCCCAGCTATACACCATGCAGATGCCTAATAAACTGAACTCTCAGCAAAGGCATTCAGAGTTTCCAAACTGTATTGAGAGTTATGTTTTAAAGTGGATGGGGAGGTGATGCGTGTGTTAACACCTACCATAGGAAGTCTTATTTCCTTCATTGCATACTTCTGGTCAGTAATTTTGTGATGAACGAGGAGAGCTCTCCCGAAGGATCCCTCCCCTAATACTTTCAGCACTTCGTATCCTTCCATTCTGTACAAACTTAGGTTCAACGCTTCTTTTCAAACATTCCCCTTTATAAGATTATCTTCTAAATTTTGTCATGAACTtgatccacttttttttttgacatttgttAATACAATCTGcgtgagaaaaaaaacaagggcAGAGGATAAATGTGGTATATTGGTACCTACAACTGCTCAGCATTATCGTAACACAGCTCTCATCGCTGCTATCATGACTGATGAACGCTTCAGGAAATTCAAttcaaaacaaatctttttgttCCCTGTGCTTCCACAGATAATGGCACACAAAACATACAGGCACAAGAATGGACACGATAAACTTCAGGCTTTCAGCATCGATTCTCACCCAAACCAGCAAGAAACTGGCTTGTGCAAGGCTGGTGGTGCATGCATGCAAGGACCCCTACAACTAGTAGATGCACAGAGCGGgtggtttatttaaaatgtaggtATTTTCAGCTTTCTATGTT carries:
- the NEK3 gene encoding serine/threonine-protein kinase Nek3 isoform X2, with amino-acid sequence MEGYEVLKVLGEGSFGRALLVHHKITDQKYAMKEIRLPMSSSDVENSRKEAILLAKMKHPNIVAYKESFEADGHLYIVMEYCDDGDLMEKIKHQRGKLFPEDMILHWFVQMCLGVKHIHDKRVLHRDIKSKNIFLTQNGKVKLGDFGSARLLAHPGAYACTYVGTPYYVPPEIWESMPYNNKSDIWSLGCILYELCTLTHPFQAKSWKHLILKICRGSYNPLPCHYSYELQYLIKQMFKRNPKDRPSASTILKRSCLAKFIKNCLPPEVADEFKQTLKETRKHEGTALRPQGSVTAGGSSNKKESKQSKDESSKHSNLKSENISKDLNKCTKEQRKTDAEAETSEVLPGITDSSHPQRRKWEKRSFNTVVDVLENASLLSASFTSEDVKNGSVINYSENKPRKQWNKETPQTLMNFLSNAEISLAFKTYTIYKAASENTLRGPLADETEASEASDTVDGEHEAIVIDPERLEPRSDEDDTDFEEDDPDWVSELEMVLKHSD
- the NEK3 gene encoding serine/threonine-protein kinase Nek3 isoform X1 — translated: MEGYEVLKVLGEGSFGRALLVHHKITDQKYAMKEIRLPMSSSDVENSRKEAILLAKMKHPNIVAYKESFEADGHLYIVMEYCDDGDLMEKIKHQRGKLFPEDMILHWFVQMCLGVKHIHDKRVLHRDIKSKNIFLTQNGKVKLGDFGSARLLAHPGAYACTYVGTPYYVPPEIWESMPYNNKSDIWSLGCILYELCTLTHPFQAKSWKHLILKICRGSYNPLPCHYSYELQYLIKQMFKRNPKDRPSASTILKRSCLAKFIKNCLPPEVADEFKQTLKETRKHEGTALRPQGSVTAGGSSNKKESKQSKDESSKHSNLKSENISKDLNKCTKEQRKTDAEVTAETSEVLPGITDSSHPQRRKWEKRSFNTVVDVLENASLLSASFTSEDVKNGSVINYSENKPRKQWNKETPQTLMNFLSNAEISLAFKTYTIYKAASENTLRGPLADETEASEASDTVDGEHEAIVIDPERLEPRSDEDDTDFEEDDPDWVSELEMVLKHSD